In a genomic window of Bordetella petrii:
- the tssF gene encoding type VI secretion system baseplate subunit TssF: MDARLLDYYNRELVYMREMGAEFAQMYPKVAGRLGMHGTEVADPYVERLLEGFSFLTARIHLKMDAEFPRFSQRLLEVVYPNYLAPTPAMAVVQFSPSMNEGTLARGFDLPRGTLLRGRVPRGEQTSCEFMTGHAVRLWPLRVAEAEFTGPPPDLPLTRLGLGGRNGRVLSALRMRIEVCGGVRLEDMDLDQLVFHLAGQDLQMQRLLEIIMGHTVAVLGHDSARPVTWINKLAPTSVRHEGFDDEQALLPADSRVFQGYRLLQEYFAFPRRYLFFSLNDLKRGLRTPALAGGERRETRSFDLTMLFSTAAPELEGAIAAEHLALHCAPVINLFPKRADRIAVTPRTNEYHLVVDRTRPLDYEVFGVTRVVGHASAERPEQEFRSFYGTLGSDPDDYGAYYSLRREPRLLSDHAQRNGTRTGYTGSEVFVSLVDRHEAPFSGQLRHLTLETLCTNRDLAMLLPLGTETDFTLRVSAPVGAVKVLHGPTRPHTALAENAATWHLISHLGLNYLSLIDLDAEQGAQTLREMLHVYGNLADPVVRKHIGGVRHVQAEPMHHRLPVPGPIVYGRGVRIGLQVDETAFSGISPYLFGAVLEQFFARHVSLNMMSELVLSTLQRGEIARWKPRMGARPAV, from the coding sequence ATGGACGCGCGCCTGCTCGACTACTACAACCGCGAGCTGGTGTACATGCGCGAGATGGGCGCGGAGTTCGCCCAGATGTACCCCAAGGTGGCGGGCCGGTTGGGCATGCACGGCACCGAGGTGGCCGACCCCTACGTCGAGCGCCTGCTGGAAGGGTTCAGTTTCCTGACTGCGCGCATCCACCTGAAGATGGATGCGGAATTTCCCCGCTTCTCGCAACGCCTGCTGGAAGTGGTGTACCCCAATTATCTTGCGCCCACGCCGGCCATGGCGGTGGTGCAGTTTTCGCCCAGCATGAATGAGGGCACGCTGGCGCGCGGTTTCGACCTGCCGCGCGGCACGCTGTTGCGCGGCAGGGTGCCGCGCGGCGAACAGACGTCCTGCGAGTTCATGACCGGGCATGCGGTGCGGCTGTGGCCTTTGCGCGTGGCCGAGGCCGAGTTCACCGGACCTCCGCCCGACCTGCCGTTGACCCGGCTGGGCCTGGGCGGCCGTAACGGCCGGGTGCTGAGCGCGCTGCGCATGCGCATCGAGGTGTGCGGCGGCGTGCGGCTGGAAGACATGGATCTCGACCAGCTGGTCTTCCATCTGGCAGGGCAGGACCTGCAGATGCAGCGCCTGCTGGAGATCATCATGGGGCATACGGTTGCGGTGCTGGGCCACGACAGCGCGCGACCGGTGACTTGGATCAACAAGCTTGCGCCCACCAGCGTGCGCCATGAAGGGTTCGACGACGAGCAGGCCCTGTTGCCGGCCGACTCGCGCGTCTTCCAGGGCTACCGCCTGTTGCAGGAATATTTTGCTTTTCCGCGCCGCTATTTATTCTTCAGCCTGAACGACCTGAAGCGCGGGCTGCGCACGCCGGCGCTGGCCGGCGGCGAGCGCCGTGAGACGCGCTCGTTCGATTTGACGATGCTGTTCTCGACCGCCGCGCCGGAACTGGAAGGGGCGATTGCGGCCGAGCACCTGGCGCTGCACTGCGCGCCGGTGATCAATTTGTTTCCGAAGCGCGCCGACCGTATCGCGGTGACGCCGCGCACCAATGAATATCATCTGGTGGTCGACCGCACACGGCCGCTGGATTATGAGGTGTTCGGCGTGACGCGGGTGGTGGGCCATGCCTCGGCCGAACGCCCCGAGCAGGAGTTCCGCTCGTTCTACGGCACGCTGGGCAGCGATCCCGACGATTACGGCGCCTATTATTCGCTGCGCCGCGAGCCGCGGCTATTGTCGGACCACGCCCAGCGCAACGGCACCCGCACCGGCTATACGGGCAGCGAGGTCTTCGTCTCGCTGGTGGATCGCCATGAAGCGCCGTTCTCGGGCCAGCTGCGCCACTTGACGCTGGAGACGCTGTGCACCAACCGCGATCTGGCGATGCTGCTGCCGCTGGGCACCGAGACCGACTTCACGTTGCGGGTGTCGGCGCCAGTGGGCGCGGTGAAGGTGCTGCACGGCCCGACACGGCCGCATACGGCGCTGGCCGAGAATGCCGCCACCTGGCACCTGATCAGCCACCTGGGCCTGAACTACCTGAGCCTGATCGACCTGGATGCCGAGCAGGGCGCACAGACGCTGCGCGAGATGCTGCATGTATACGGCAACCTGGCCGATCCGGTGGTGCGCAAGCATATCGGGGGTGTACGGCATGTGCAGGCCGAACCCATGCACCACCGCCTGCCGGTGCCCGGCCCTATTGTGTACGGGCGCGGAGTGCGCATTGGCCTGCAGGTCGATGAAACGGCGTTTTCGGGCATCAGTCCGTACCTGTTCGGCGCGGTGCTCGAACAGTTTTTTGCGCGCCATGTGTCACTGAACATGATGTCGGAACTGGTGCTGTCTACCTTGCAGCGCGGCGAAATCGCCCGCTGGAAACCCCGCATGGGCGCGCGCCCCGCGGTTTAG
- the tssE gene encoding type VI secretion system baseplate subunit TssE — protein sequence MAQSDTASLRPWDQLPRNERVARDRLQPSLLDRLMDNDPSKRQETRESAMLTHAELRLAVLRDLRWLLNTVNLQTTDDLSPYRCVPDSTLNFGVRAMAGKRMSEIDWVDVEDSIRNAIASFEPRILDSSVEVRCVTDTGTLEHHNVLSLEIKGMLWCVPHPMEFLFRTDIDLESGHMDLRDLGGVS from the coding sequence ATGGCGCAATCCGATACGGCCAGCCTGCGTCCGTGGGATCAGTTGCCGCGCAACGAACGCGTGGCGCGCGACCGCTTGCAGCCGTCGTTGCTGGATCGCCTGATGGACAACGATCCGTCCAAGCGCCAGGAAACCCGCGAATCGGCCATGCTCACCCATGCCGAGCTGCGCTTGGCGGTGCTGCGCGACCTGCGGTGGCTGCTCAACACGGTGAATCTGCAGACGACCGACGATTTGTCGCCATACCGATGCGTGCCCGATTCCACTCTGAACTTCGGCGTGCGGGCGATGGCGGGCAAGCGCATGTCGGAGATCGACTGGGTCGATGTGGAAGACTCGATCCGCAATGCCATCGCTTCGTTCGAACCGCGCATCCTGGATTCGTCGGTGGAAGTGCGCTGCGTGACCGACACCGGCACGCTGGAGCATCACAATGTGCTGAGCCTGGAAATCAAGGGAATGCTGTGGTGCGTGCCGCACCCCATGGAATTCCTGTTCCGCACCGACATCGATCTGGAAAGCGGCCACATGGACCTGCGCGATCTCGGGGGAGTTTCCTGA
- a CDS encoding type VI secretion system accessory protein TagJ, whose amino-acid sequence MTKPAVALRESSLSQHLETIQGQIRRQPADADLRAQLFQLMAVQGDWNRASEQLKLCAQLNAQAQPMAMLYEQAIAAERHRESVLAGHAQPVSFGAPPEWFDDLARALSFDAGDPAQAAELRSRAYEAAQARAGRLEGADGAAPADFEWISDGDNRLGPVFEFISGGRYGWLPFSALRSVRLLAPEGLCDVVWAQAEITLDDGRTQHGLVPARYPAPAGQALADLADGIKLGRMTDWQALYGDMYAGVGQKMWVTDQGEYALLDVRGLEMS is encoded by the coding sequence ATGACCAAACCCGCAGTTGCGCTGCGCGAGAGCAGCTTGTCCCAGCACCTGGAAACGATCCAGGGGCAGATACGCCGCCAGCCGGCGGATGCTGACCTGCGTGCGCAGTTGTTCCAGTTGATGGCCGTGCAGGGCGACTGGAACCGTGCGTCCGAACAATTGAAGCTATGCGCGCAGCTGAATGCCCAGGCCCAGCCCATGGCCATGCTGTACGAGCAGGCCATCGCGGCCGAGCGGCATCGCGAAAGCGTGCTGGCCGGGCATGCGCAGCCCGTGAGCTTCGGCGCGCCGCCAGAGTGGTTCGACGATCTGGCGCGGGCGCTGAGTTTCGATGCCGGCGATCCGGCGCAGGCTGCCGAGTTGCGCAGCCGCGCCTATGAGGCCGCGCAGGCGCGGGCCGGGCGGCTGGAAGGGGCCGATGGCGCGGCGCCGGCGGATTTTGAATGGATCAGCGACGGCGATAACCGGCTGGGGCCGGTGTTCGAATTCATTTCCGGCGGCCGCTACGGGTGGCTGCCGTTCAGCGCCTTGCGCAGCGTGCGCCTGCTGGCGCCGGAAGGCTTGTGCGACGTCGTGTGGGCGCAGGCGGAAATCACGCTGGACGATGGGCGGACCCAGCATGGGCTGGTGCCGGCCCGCTATCCCGCGCCGGCCGGCCAGGCACTGGCCGATCTGGCCGACGGAATCAAGCTGGGCCGCATGACCGACTGGCAGGCGCTGTATGGCGACATGTACGCGGGCGTCGGCCAGAAAATGTGGGTAACCGACCAGGGCGAGTACGCCCTGCTCGATGTGCGCGGGCTGGAGATGAGCTGA
- a CDS encoding Hcp family type VI secretion system effector has translation MAVDMFMKIDGANGESKDSNHKNWSDIVSFSWGATQPGNMASGGGLGAGKASFNDLHVVARIDKAAPAVMKHCASGKHLGRVELSVCKAGGQQVEYTKITLEDVLVSSVQLSGEMNSESVVVNYAFQAAKVKQQYWEQTEQGGKGAESLVAWDIKQNKEVG, from the coding sequence GTGGCTGTTGACATGTTCATGAAGATCGACGGAGCCAATGGCGAGTCGAAAGATTCCAACCACAAAAACTGGAGCGATATCGTTTCGTTCTCGTGGGGAGCCACCCAACCCGGCAACATGGCCAGCGGCGGCGGCCTGGGCGCCGGCAAGGCCAGCTTCAATGACCTGCACGTCGTTGCCCGCATTGACAAGGCGGCTCCTGCCGTCATGAAGCATTGCGCCAGCGGCAAGCACCTGGGCAGGGTCGAACTGTCGGTGTGCAAGGCAGGCGGCCAGCAAGTCGAATACACGAAGATCACGTTGGAAGACGTGCTCGTGTCGTCGGTGCAGCTGTCGGGCGAGATGAACTCGGAATCCGTGGTGGTGAACTACGCCTTCCAGGCCGCCAAGGTCAAACAGCAATACTGGGAGCAAACGGAGCAGGGCGGCAAGGGCGCGGAAAGCCTGGTCGCCTGGGATATCAAGCAGAACAAGGAAGTGGGCTAA
- the tssC gene encoding type VI secretion system contractile sheath large subunit has product MTAVAKRADARTAETLEADGLSALLKKEFKPKTEQAREAVEHAVRTLAHQALENSGVAVSADAYRTIQAIIAEIDRKLSDQINLVLHHADFQQLEGAWRGLHYLVTNTETDELLKIRVMCISKKELGRTLKRHKGVGWDQSPIFKRVYEEEYGQFGGEPIGCLVGDYHFDHSPPDVELLSEMARISAAAHCPFIAGASPNVMQMDSWQELANPRDLTKIFTNTEYAAWRSLRESEDSRYIGLAMPRFLARLPYGARTNPVDEFDFEEDTDGANHDRYAWANSAYAMAANINRSFKLYGWCTSIRGVESGGAVENLPCHTFPTDDGGVDMKCPTEIAISDRREAELAKNGFMPLVHRKNSDFAAFIGAQSLQKPHEYYDADASANAKLSARLPYLFACCRFAHYLKCIVRDKIGSFRERDDMERWLNDWIMNYVDGDPVNSSQETKARKPLAAAEVQVQEIEDNPGYYSAKFFLRPHYQLEGLTVSLRLVSKLPSLKKNDG; this is encoded by the coding sequence ATGACTGCTGTGGCTAAACGCGCGGATGCCCGCACCGCCGAAACACTGGAAGCGGACGGCCTGTCCGCCCTGCTGAAGAAAGAATTCAAGCCCAAGACCGAACAGGCGCGCGAGGCGGTGGAACACGCCGTGCGCACGCTGGCGCACCAGGCTCTGGAGAACAGCGGCGTGGCCGTGTCGGCCGACGCCTACCGGACCATTCAGGCGATCATCGCCGAGATCGACCGCAAGCTGTCGGACCAGATCAACCTGGTGCTGCACCACGCCGACTTCCAGCAGCTGGAAGGCGCCTGGCGCGGGCTGCACTATCTGGTGACCAATACCGAGACCGACGAGCTGCTGAAGATTCGTGTGATGTGCATCTCGAAGAAAGAGCTGGGCCGCACGCTCAAGCGCCACAAGGGCGTGGGCTGGGACCAGAGCCCCATTTTCAAGCGCGTGTACGAAGAAGAGTACGGCCAGTTCGGCGGCGAGCCTATCGGCTGCCTGGTGGGCGACTACCACTTCGACCACAGCCCGCCCGACGTGGAGCTGCTGAGCGAAATGGCGCGCATTTCCGCGGCCGCGCACTGCCCGTTCATCGCGGGCGCTTCGCCCAACGTGATGCAGATGGACTCATGGCAAGAGCTGGCCAATCCGCGCGACCTGACCAAGATCTTCACCAACACCGAATACGCCGCCTGGCGCAGCCTGCGTGAGTCGGAAGACTCGCGCTACATCGGACTGGCGATGCCGCGCTTCCTGGCGCGCCTGCCCTACGGCGCGCGCACCAATCCGGTTGACGAGTTCGATTTCGAGGAAGACACCGACGGCGCCAACCACGACCGCTACGCCTGGGCCAACTCGGCCTATGCGATGGCAGCCAACATCAACCGTTCGTTCAAGCTGTACGGCTGGTGCACGTCGATCCGCGGCGTGGAATCGGGCGGGGCGGTGGAAAACCTGCCGTGCCATACGTTCCCCACCGACGACGGCGGCGTGGACATGAAGTGCCCCACCGAGATCGCCATCAGCGACCGCCGCGAGGCCGAGCTGGCCAAGAACGGCTTCATGCCGCTGGTGCACCGCAAGAATTCCGACTTTGCGGCGTTCATTGGCGCGCAGTCGCTGCAGAAACCGCATGAATACTACGACGCCGATGCGTCGGCCAATGCCAAGCTGTCGGCGCGCCTGCCGTACCTGTTCGCGTGCTGCCGTTTCGCGCACTACCTGAAGTGCATTGTGCGCGACAAGATCGGCTCGTTCCGCGAGCGCGACGACATGGAGCGCTGGTTGAACGACTGGATCATGAATTACGTGGATGGCGATCCGGTTAATTCGTCGCAGGAAACCAAGGCCCGCAAGCCGCTGGCCGCAGCCGAAGTCCAGGTGCAGGAAATCGAGGACAACCCCGGCTATTACTCCGCCAAGTTTTTCTTGCGGCCGCACTACCAGCTCGAAGGGCTGACGGTGTCGCTGCGCCTTGTGTCCAAGCTTCCGTCGCTCAAGAAGAACGACGGTTGA
- the tssB gene encoding type VI secretion system contractile sheath small subunit, with product MATTLKGSGQKFIARNRAPRVQIEYDVEIYGAERKIQLPFVMGVLADLAGKSVEPQPDVAERKFLDIDIDNFDERMKSIQPRAAFQVPNTLTGEGNLNVDITFESIDDFSPATVARKVGALNELLDARTQLANLLTYMDGKTGAEELIGKVLKNPALMNALAAAPNPDAAAPKADEPEADPAAK from the coding sequence ATGGCAACGACACTGAAGGGAAGCGGACAAAAGTTCATTGCGCGCAACCGTGCCCCGCGCGTGCAAATCGAATACGACGTGGAAATCTACGGCGCGGAACGCAAGATCCAGCTGCCGTTCGTCATGGGCGTGCTGGCCGACCTGGCGGGCAAATCGGTCGAGCCGCAGCCTGATGTGGCCGAGCGCAAGTTCCTGGACATCGACATCGACAACTTCGACGAGCGCATGAAATCGATCCAGCCGCGGGCCGCGTTCCAGGTGCCCAACACGCTGACCGGCGAAGGCAACCTGAACGTCGACATCACCTTCGAAAGCATCGACGACTTTTCGCCCGCCACGGTGGCGCGCAAGGTCGGCGCGCTGAACGAACTGCTGGATGCCCGCACGCAGCTGGCCAACTTGCTGACCTACATGGACGGCAAGACCGGCGCCGAGGAACTGATCGGCAAGGTGCTGAAGAACCCGGCGCTGATGAATGCGCTGGCGGCCGCGCCCAACCCGGACGCCGCCGCGCCCAAGGCGGACGAGCCCGAAGCCGATCCGGCCGCGAAGTAA
- the tssA gene encoding type VI secretion system protein TssA, whose translation MEFADILTALDPRLPCGEDLEYDAEFLQLQQAAVERSEQQFGSTIIPAQPPDWREVEKLSRGLLERTRDVRIMGYLTQAWTEVRGLPGYADGLTLVADTLERYWEAVHPRLDSVGENDPMPRINALASLGDLAGCARSARSSRLVNGVHGQLSLRDAESVLDGSRSDPDFYPGGRARLVEHLRQASLQQDADLAGLLTAMQALRRIQGQVADKLGQEWVPDYAGILRTLDVVAQVLVDGGPVASSEEKVGDIAPSVSAAAAPAPNAPAPAVRWQDAQIQSREEAAAMLAKVCAYFEVNEPSHPAPYLIRRAQQLIAMSFHDIMKNLAPQGLEQFEAWLPRDPNGGPGA comes from the coding sequence ATGGAATTTGCCGATATCCTGACCGCGCTGGATCCTCGTCTGCCTTGTGGAGAAGACCTGGAATATGACGCCGAGTTCCTGCAATTGCAGCAGGCGGCAGTGGAACGCAGCGAACAGCAGTTCGGGTCGACCATCATCCCGGCTCAACCTCCCGATTGGCGCGAAGTCGAAAAGCTGTCGCGCGGTCTGCTGGAACGCACGCGCGACGTGCGCATCATGGGTTATCTGACCCAGGCCTGGACCGAAGTCCGCGGCTTGCCGGGTTATGCCGATGGGCTGACGCTGGTGGCCGATACCCTCGAACGCTATTGGGAGGCGGTGCATCCTCGCCTGGACAGCGTGGGCGAAAACGATCCCATGCCGCGCATCAACGCGCTGGCGTCTTTGGGTGACCTGGCCGGCTGCGCGCGCAGCGCCCGATCGAGCCGCCTGGTCAATGGCGTGCACGGGCAACTGTCATTACGCGATGCTGAATCCGTACTGGACGGCAGCCGTTCCGATCCCGATTTCTATCCGGGCGGACGCGCGCGTTTGGTTGAACATTTGCGCCAGGCATCGCTGCAGCAGGACGCCGATCTGGCGGGCTTGCTAACTGCGATGCAGGCCTTGCGCCGCATTCAGGGCCAGGTGGCTGACAAGCTGGGCCAGGAATGGGTGCCGGATTATGCGGGCATCTTGCGTACGCTGGACGTGGTGGCGCAGGTTCTGGTTGATGGCGGCCCTGTTGCATCGAGCGAAGAAAAAGTCGGGGACATAGCACCTTCGGTCTCCGCGGCGGCCGCGCCGGCGCCCAATGCGCCGGCCCCCGCGGTGCGCTGGCAAGACGCGCAGATCCAGTCGCGCGAAGAGGCGGCGGCCATGCTGGCCAAGGTGTGCGCGTATTTCGAGGTGAACGAGCCCAGCCATCCGGCGCCGTATCTGATTCGCCGGGCGCAGCAACTGATTGCAATGAGCTTTCACGACATCATGAAGAATCTGGCGCCGCAGGGCCTCGAGCAGTTCGAGGCCTGGCTGCCCAGGGATCCCAACGGCGGCCCTGGCGCTTGA
- a CDS encoding Lnb N-terminal periplasmic domain-containing protein: protein MAGQASFILVVVAVAIWGALALWVQRPVRVPFTCALIIIWVLVALAACVLVGAGVWAGAALFALPAAALAAWWLSLKPSQQRDWEPSVARLLHGEISGDTATLYNVRNFHWRGPQDFDECWETRRYSLAAIRSIDLALSYWSHTAIAHTLVSFGFADGDYLVFSVEIRRKNNDRFSELGGFFRQYELSIVAADERDILQVRTNVRHEDGYLYRVQMSPADMRALFVEYLNQANRLTSQPRFYNTLTANCTTLVYRMVNRIVTGLPLDYRLLASGYLPEYLYKLGALRGADSLQEYRQRGRYTERARDAASSLPYSQRIRVGVPGMGDN, encoded by the coding sequence GTGGCAGGCCAAGCGAGCTTCATCCTCGTCGTCGTCGCGGTGGCCATCTGGGGCGCGTTGGCCCTGTGGGTACAGCGTCCAGTACGCGTCCCCTTTACTTGTGCTCTGATCATCATTTGGGTACTGGTTGCCTTGGCCGCATGCGTGCTGGTGGGCGCGGGAGTCTGGGCGGGCGCGGCGTTGTTCGCACTGCCGGCGGCCGCGCTGGCCGCGTGGTGGCTGTCGTTGAAGCCCTCGCAACAGCGCGACTGGGAACCCAGTGTGGCGCGCCTGTTGCACGGCGAAATATCGGGCGACACCGCCACGCTGTACAACGTACGCAACTTCCATTGGCGCGGCCCGCAAGACTTCGACGAATGCTGGGAAACACGACGCTACAGCCTCGCGGCGATCCGTTCCATCGACCTCGCGCTGTCGTACTGGTCGCATACCGCCATCGCCCATACGCTGGTTTCATTCGGCTTCGCCGACGGCGATTACCTGGTGTTCTCGGTGGAAATACGCCGCAAGAACAACGACCGCTTTTCAGAGCTCGGCGGCTTCTTCCGCCAATACGAACTAAGTATCGTGGCGGCGGACGAACGCGACATCCTGCAAGTGCGCACGAATGTCCGCCACGAAGACGGCTACCTGTACCGCGTGCAGATGTCGCCCGCCGACATGAGGGCCCTGTTTGTCGAATATCTCAACCAGGCCAACCGCCTGACCAGCCAGCCGCGCTTCTACAACACACTGACCGCCAACTGCACCACCCTGGTCTACCGCATGGTCAACCGCATCGTGACTGGCCTGCCGCTCGACTATCGCCTGCTGGCTTCGGGCTACCTGCCCGAGTACCTGTACAAGCTGGGCGCGCTGCGCGGAGCGGACAGCCTTCAGGAATACCGGCAGCGCGGCCGCTACACCGAACGCGCCCGCGACGCGGCTTCTTCCTTGCCCTACTCGCAGCGCATCCGCGTCGGTGTGCCCGGCATGGGCGACAACTAA
- a CDS encoding four-helix bundle copper-binding protein codes for MSPRSAQLQICIDECLNCYQSCLGMAMSHCLEHGGPHVDPAHFRLMMACSESCRTAAHFMLIGVPHHQHICADCASLCRQCADSCDALDGMDDCAATCRRCADACERIAG; via the coding sequence ATGTCCCCTCGTTCTGCCCAGCTGCAGATCTGCATCGACGAATGCCTGAATTGCTACCAGTCCTGCCTGGGCATGGCCATGAGCCATTGCCTGGAACACGGCGGCCCGCACGTCGACCCGGCCCACTTCCGCCTGATGATGGCCTGCTCGGAAAGCTGCCGTACGGCCGCGCACTTCATGTTGATCGGCGTGCCGCATCACCAGCACATCTGCGCCGATTGCGCATCCCTATGCCGGCAGTGCGCCGACAGCTGCGACGCGCTGGACGGCATGGACGATTGTGCGGCTACCTGCCGGCGATGCGCCGACGCGTGCGAGCGCATAGCGGGATGA
- a CDS encoding BON domain-containing protein → MRYRLNDQPGTSPERRNHDRSSNSGYPGGGQTYNQERDPYGRRYDDPVAGEQARRETRETYSRPDSWKNDPQWQGQGVGQGDYPGRSGLTFPYQSQPRTPVYPKGYVRSDEYIHDDLCERLSRSGLDVSDVSVEVTAGKVVLSGNVPSRWIKHAVEDAAGDTRGVSQVENQIRVGPAVR, encoded by the coding sequence ATGCGCTATCGCCTGAATGACCAACCCGGCACGTCGCCCGAGCGGCGCAACCATGACCGCAGCTCCAACTCGGGCTACCCGGGCGGCGGCCAAACCTACAACCAGGAACGCGACCCGTACGGGCGTCGCTATGACGACCCGGTGGCCGGCGAGCAGGCCCGCCGTGAAACGCGCGAAACCTATTCGCGGCCTGACAGCTGGAAGAACGACCCCCAATGGCAAGGCCAGGGCGTGGGCCAGGGCGATTACCCAGGGCGCTCGGGGCTGACCTTTCCGTATCAGAGCCAGCCGCGCACGCCGGTATATCCAAAAGGCTACGTGCGCTCGGATGAGTACATCCACGACGACCTGTGCGAACGCCTGAGCCGAAGCGGCCTGGATGTCAGCGACGTGTCGGTGGAGGTAACCGCGGGCAAGGTCGTGTTGAGCGGCAACGTGCCCTCGCGCTGGATCAAGCACGCCGTGGAAGACGCGGCCGGCGACACGCGTGGCGTCAGCCAGGTCGAGAACCAGATCCGCGTGGGACCGGCGGTGCGGTGA
- a CDS encoding DUF3008 family protein, with amino-acid sequence MPAKSQAQQKAAGAALAAKRGEQKKSSLKGASKSMYESMDKKELEKMASTSRHGKPQHKHNS; translated from the coding sequence ATGCCCGCGAAATCCCAAGCCCAGCAAAAGGCGGCCGGGGCCGCCCTGGCCGCAAAGCGCGGCGAACAGAAAAAAAGCAGCCTGAAGGGCGCTTCGAAATCCATGTACGAATCCATGGATAAAAAGGAACTCGAGAAAATGGCGTCCACCTCGCGGCACGGCAAGCCGCAGCACAAGCACAACTCGTAG
- a CDS encoding RidA family protein, with protein sequence MSRISRLSSTTPLPLSRAVMANGFLFASGQIPVDASGQIVRGDIVTQTEAVLDRIAETLAKAGCRLSDVVRATVWLSDLALFNDFNKVYAARFGHSLPARSTVQARLVQDVDVEIEVQALLPERRPPGPVSEA encoded by the coding sequence ATGTCGCGCATTTCCCGCCTTTCCTCCACCACGCCCCTGCCCCTGTCGCGCGCGGTCATGGCCAACGGCTTCCTGTTCGCCTCGGGCCAGATCCCCGTCGATGCATCGGGACAGATTGTGCGCGGCGATATCGTCACGCAGACCGAAGCCGTACTCGACCGCATCGCCGAGACGCTGGCCAAGGCCGGGTGCCGCCTGTCAGACGTAGTGCGCGCCACGGTGTGGCTGTCCGACCTGGCGCTCTTCAATGACTTCAATAAAGTCTACGCCGCGCGTTTCGGCCACTCGCTGCCCGCGCGATCCACCGTGCAGGCGCGGCTGGTCCAGGACGTGGACGTCGAAATCGAAGTCCAGGCGCTGCTGCCCGAACGCCGCCCGCCCGGCCCGGTTTCCGAAGCCTGA
- a CDS encoding DNA-3-methyladenine glycosylase family protein produces MPAAAPPRLTTQAMVDLHLRRLVKLDPRLRAVRDAAGAVPLRARPGGFAGLARIVCGQMVSVASADAIWRRLEALPQATTPGGFLALGEHGLQGVGLSQGKFRALTQLARALSAGELDLPAIEAMPADAAIAELTRHKGIGPWTAEIYLMFCAGHPDIFPAGDIALQKAVGDALTPGQYPDRKRLIGIAEAWAPYRASAALLFWRFYRATRQRDGVGL; encoded by the coding sequence ATGCCCGCTGCCGCCCCACCCCGTCTGACCACCCAGGCCATGGTCGACCTGCACCTGCGCCGACTCGTGAAGCTCGACCCGCGCCTGCGCGCGGTGCGCGACGCCGCCGGCGCTGTCCCGCTGCGCGCGCGTCCGGGCGGCTTCGCGGGCCTGGCGCGCATTGTCTGCGGCCAGATGGTCTCGGTGGCCTCTGCCGACGCCATCTGGCGCCGGCTGGAAGCCCTGCCGCAGGCCACGACCCCCGGCGGCTTCCTGGCGCTGGGCGAACACGGTCTGCAGGGGGTGGGCCTTTCGCAGGGCAAGTTCCGCGCCCTGACCCAGCTCGCGCGCGCGCTGTCGGCCGGCGAGCTGGATCTGCCCGCCATCGAGGCGATGCCAGCCGACGCCGCCATCGCCGAACTCACCCGCCACAAAGGCATCGGCCCCTGGACCGCCGAGATCTATCTGATGTTCTGCGCGGGTCATCCCGACATCTTTCCCGCCGGCGACATCGCCTTGCAGAAGGCCGTTGGCGACGCCCTGACGCCGGGGCAATATCCCGACCGCAAACGCCTGATCGGCATCGCCGAAGCCTGGGCGCCCTATCGCGCCAGCGCCGCGTTGCTGTTCTGGCGCTTCTACCGCGCGACGCGCCAGCGCGACGGCGTGGGCTTGTAA